The sequence TCTCAATCCGGATGTGCTCACGATCGGGTTTGCCCGGCGGTTCTCGACCTACAAGCGGGCACACCTTATCTTTGAGGACCTGGAACGGCTGAAACGTATCCTGAACAACCGGTGGTATCCTGTTCAGGTCATCTTCGCCGGCAAGGCCCACCCGGCAGACAACGAAGGAAAGCGGTTACTCCAGAAGATCTACCGCTACACGCAGCAGCCCGAGTTCGGGGGGCGGGTTGCCTTTGTTGAGGATTACAGCGAGAAGGTGGCCCAGTACCTGGTGCATGGCGTCGACGTCTGGCTGAACAACCCGCTGCCCCCGATGGAAGCGAGCGGCACGAGCGGTATGAAGGCGTCGCTGAACGGGGTGCTGAACCTCTCCATCCTTGACGGGTGGTGGGTCGAGGGGTACAACGGCAGAAACGGCTGGGCGTTCGGGAGCGAGACGGCTGCATGCGACGGGAGGGACGCCACCGATGCCGCGGCGATCTACAATCTCCTGGAGAAGGAGGTCGTCCCGCTCTACTACGACCGCTCCGTCGACAACATCCCCCACGGCTGGGTGAAGATGATGAAAGAGTCGATCAAGAGCAACGGCCCCCGGTTCTCGGCCCGCAGGATGGTGAAGGAATACGTTGCCAGGTACTACCCGCCTCTCCTGAATGCCGCCGATGCCGAGTATGCCCGGGCTGTGGCAGCAGCGAAACCCCAGGCGCCGGAATGGGAGCCGCAGGCGCACGGGGAGGCGGAGGAAGGGAGCGAGTGAGTTTCTCTCTCCCTTTTTTGCGTGGGAACGGGATAGTGTTTTTTGAAGAATCAAAGAGCACATCCAAAAGTACTCTGCGACCGGATATCCGTATGGTTCAGAGCATTCTGACGCACTTTCGCGAAGAATTGATCAATATCCAGCGTCAAATCCCTGACACGGCATTCCACTGGGTATCGCCTCGCGGGGGAGGGACCGGGAGGGGGTGTCCCCCTCCCGGAAGAGGCGTTTTGGGACGACCTCAAAGTCACGTGGGGGAGAGAATTTTGCCTGTTAGACGCAGCGTCATGGGTGTTTAGGACGCCTTCCAGATAACGCCCGGGTCCCGTGGGAGTTTTCCTGCCGCTCACGACAGCGCGGATCCGCCAATATAAATAGGGTGTTGTCCGGCCGGTGCCTGCTGGCCGGACCGCATTTCACCATCGTCCGTGCAGACCCGGTGCCGCTCACATGACCTCGCCGAGGGCCTTGCTCACGTCGGCGGCGGAATGGAACTCCCGGTCCTTGATCCTCCTCAGGATATCGAGCACGTCACCGGGTGCATTGTTCTTCTGCGCCTGGTTGACGACCTCCTTCTTGCCGGCAGGATAGTCCATACCCCGAAGGTACTTCTGCACCTGGGCCACGCTGACCGATGCCTTCTTGCCCATCTCTGCAGCCCGCTCCTCCGTCGGCGCCCGGGTTGGCCCGGTCTCCTCCCTGGCCATCGCTTTGCTGACATCGATCGGCGAGTGGTAGGTCTGGTCAGGCAGGTTATCGAGGATATCCATGACATCCCTGTCCGCCTTGTTCTTCTTTGCCTTATCGATCAAGTCCTGCCTGCTCGCCGGGTAATCTACCCCGGCCAGATACTTCTCAACCACCGCCGGGCTCACCTTAAACCGTGCCTCTACCATTCGAATTCGCCTCCTGTGACGGCGGGTGAATGGGGCAAATAATATAAAAAGATTAGTATGGATGCCCGTCATGGTTGGTGCTGAAGGGCATCCTCATAGCCTGCGCACGAATCCGAGGAAGCCCCTCTCTGTGCCTCTGTGTTCACCGACAGGCGCGGCCGACCGAGCAGCCAGCGGACCTGGTCACAGGCAGAGGCAACAGCATGGTCGGCATCGCTCTCTTGAAGGAAGAGATGCTGAGTCCGCCGGACCATCAGCAATACATTGATACAGGGTGGGCGACAGTGGATGGATGCGTGGAAATCCCCGGAGTTCTGTTATGCCGGGGTGGGAGGTTTGCCTGATGACTCTCGTGATCGCATTCATTGGAAAACAGGGAGCCGTAATGGCGGGGGACATGCGGGAGATCGCGTTTTTTGGGGACGATTCCTGCATCGAAGAACTGGAGCGCGAGCTCTACAACGGCTTGATTGCCTCTGACGATGAGCTGAAGGGGCGGGCGAGCGAGATCGGGGTGACGATCAGGGTCAGGGATGATAAAGCCAAGGTTTCGCAACGGGACGGGGTGCTCATTGGTGAGGTAACCGAGACCGATG is a genomic window of Methanoculleus bourgensis MS2 containing:
- a CDS encoding DUF2795 domain-containing protein, with amino-acid sequence MVEARFKVSPAVVEKYLAGVDYPASRQDLIDKAKKNKADRDVMDILDNLPDQTYHSPIDVSKAMAREETGPTRAPTEERAAEMGKKASVSVAQVQKYLRGMDYPAGKKEVVNQAQKNNAPGDVLDILRRIKDREFHSAADVSKALGEVM